The Corynebacterium occultum sequence GTCTCCTGCTGGTACGCGGCCCAGGACTCGGAGTCCCAGATCTCGAGAAAGTCCACCGAACCGATGACCACACAGTTCTTGCTCAGCCCTGCGTACTCACGGTGCGCAGCGGAGAGGGTGATCCGGCCTTGACCATCAGGCCGCTGTTCATCCGCACTCGCCGCGAGGTTACGGATGAAGGCACGAGCCTGGGGATTGGTCCGGGAGACGGCTGCCGCTTTTCGGGCGCGCGCCGCAAACTCCTCCCGTGGATACACCGCCAGGCTGTGATCCTGCCCTTTGGTGACCATCAGCCCTCCAGCAAGTTCCTCGCGAAACTTCGCCGGAAGAGTCAACCTCCCCTTGTCATCGAGCTTCGGAGTGTAGGTACCGAGAAACATCTCGGATCCACCTTCCTCTACCCAAAAACCAGAGATTCGATTTTCTTTCTCGCCGTGGTCGAAGCGGAGGATATTCCTCCGATCTCCCAACCGCTGCGCCCCACAATACCCCACTTTCCCCCACTTTTTATAGCTACCCTCCCTCTATCGCAGTCCCCCTTTTCCATAGTTGCAGTTCAAGACACGGAATTAAGGTGGGGCAAAGTTTTACACAACCCTCAATCTGTCCTTGAGATTCAACTCGCACCCCCGCCCCAGCCCCCACCAAGCCCCTCACGAGAGGGTGAAAATATTGCCGCCAGAATCAGTTCACAAATCCCTGACCTGCACCTTTATCCTCACTTCCGCCTCAGGAGAACCAAAGGTCGTTCTCAAATTCCAGAGCGCTTCACCCCCTGATTTTCCCGCAGTGGTGGAAGGTGGGGAACCGGGTTGGGACGGAGTGGGAAACGATTTCCACCCTGCCTTCCCCACCCCTTTTCGGCGACCCCTCTTGAGCACTCCCCGTTGCCGCGACATCCTAAAGCTGATAGGGGTCGACCCCGGAAGCCAGAAAAGGTCCGGCACCCATATGGGTGCCGGACCTGTCCAAGGTGCGTCGGGACTCTGATTCCGCACCTCCGAAAGGTGCGGATCATTAACTAGGAGCGCTTATTGTCCCTCAAAGCGGCGGCGGAAGTTCTCCTCCATCTTGCTCGCCCGCGGTGAAGCTGCGGACTTACGGGAGCGACCCCCACCCATCCCACCGAATCCGGATCCCGTGGCGGAGTCGGAGCGGAGCATCCAGACCCCAGCGCCGAACATCACCAGAAAACCGAGGACGGAAAGGATGATGAACCAGAGGCTCTGCTGCGACAGTGCCACTCCACCAATGAGCATGACCAAACCAAGGACACCCAGGGCGATGCCGCGCAGGGTCAGTCCCCCACCGAACCCGCCCAAGTCCCCGGCTCCGGCGACGGCCGCACCGAATTTGGGATCATCCGCGAGGAGAGACTGCTCAATCTCTCGGAGCGCTCTCTGCTCCTGCTCTGACAGCGACACTGTTCCTCCAGCTTTTTCGATCCGAGCCTGCTTTATTTCTATACTTGCTCAACGTCCAGAGTATCGGGAAAGTTCCCGGTTATGCTAAAAACCCTGTGGAAGATAGATCGAAGCCACTCCGAAGATCTTCCAGTGACTCAGGCGGCAGCCGGTGAGCCGCCAAAATCCAGCTCAACCTCCGCCAGGAAAGCGGTGGCGTGGGCCATGACTTCAGCAATGGCCCCGGAGTCGGGTGCCAGCTCAATCCCGGAGGCCACCCGCGAACGGAAGCGTGAGTAGCCCTCGAAGATTCCCGCCCAATGCACCCCGACCTCATCGACGAGTCGGAGCTGCCCCCAGGCATCGGTGGGCCTGCGCTTGCGTTGTGCCACCGGGCTGTCCGCGATTCGGGCACCGGCCACCCGCAGTGCCGCCTGATAGGCATATTCCAGGGCCAGGTCAATCTCCCCGGCCTCCCAATGTTGCCGGGACTGTTCCAGCAGCGCTCGGGCGCGGGCGAGAAAATCCGAGCGGCGACCACCCTGCCGGATGAAACGTGTGGTTGCGGAGATGACCTGTGCCATGGGACCTGCCCCTTTCCGTTGAGCCCTGTCTGACACCTGAACCTATGCAGTAGTCCGAACCTCCAGGCGGCGAGGCCTGGACAATATCGAACTATTGTTCCAATCTTAAGATGAGCACTTCCCCCGACACAAGAGTCTGAGCGGGATTTTTTCCGAGTTTTCCCATCCGGACCCCGGTTCGTGGTTCTATAAGAACGTGACTGTGTCAATCCGCCGCCTTGCAATCCCCGAGTTCTCGGTGAACTGTCCCGATTTCGTCGACATCTACATCGAGGCGATGGGCTATGACCCGATAATCCGGCACTCCCGCATCAATACCTGGCGTCGCGAAACCTTCCAGCCGGGGTTCACCGCCGTCTGTGCTCTCGAAGACGGTGAGATCCTCGGTGTCGCCTATGGCTTCCTGGGTTCCCCGGATCACTGGTGGCATCTGCAGCTGCGGCGTGGCATCCACCAGAAGGGTGGCCCCTCAGAATCGGAGTTTGAGCTGCTGCGCAATTATTTCGAGGTCGCCGAGATCCATGTCCGCGTCGGAAACCAGGGACGCGGGATCGGCAGGGCACTACTGGGCGAGCTGTTGCGCAATGCCCCTGCCGGGAATGCGGTGCTCTCCACCCCGGAGGTGCCACAGGAGAACAACCGGGCCTTCGGGCTCTACCGTTCCATGGGCTTCTATGATGTGCTGCGCAACTTCCACTTCACCGGTGATCGCCGCCCCTTTGCGGTGCTGGCCGCTCGCCTCCCACTGGCCTCCCCGGCACATTCCCACGAGTCCCCGGAAACCCCCGCCCCGCCAGGTGCAACAGCAGATCAGCTGGGTAGGCATCGACTCCCTCTGAGCCACACCCACCCCGAAGCCTGATCCCCCCTCGGTTGGCCGAGGCTCCGGACCTGTTGCCCCGGTGGGTATCGTGGAGACATTCCCATTGCCATCCATGACCCGGAGGTCCGCTGTTGTCTACCCCTGACCTGAGAACTCTCTCGATCGACCAGATCCCGGATGCTGCACGGGAGATGCTGGCCGAGTATTTCCACACTCGCCAGCCTGAGATCGACCGCATCGGCGATCCGGTTGAGTCAGCGGTCTCCCATCTGCGCAATTTCGTGCTCGGCGGCGGTAAGCGGGTCCGCCCGCTCTTCGCCTGGGCGGGTTTCATCGGTGCCGGCGGCTTGAAGAACACCGCCGAAGATCCGGCGGCGGTGCTCCGTGCACTCAGCTCCCTGGAACTGATCCAGGCCTGCGCCCTGATCCACGATGACATCATCGATTCCTCCGATACCCGGCGCGGCAATCCCACGGTTCACCGCGCTGTCGAGAAGCTCCACCGGGACGGTGACTGGTCCGGGGATGCCTCCCATTTCGGCGAGTCGGTGGCTATCCTGGCGGGTGATCTGGCCCTGGCCTGGGCGGATGACCTGATCTATGATGCCGGGCTGAGCGCTGGGGCACTGGAACGGGTTCGGGTTCCCTGGCGGGCGATGCGCACCGAGGTCATCGGTGGGCAGCTGCTGGACATCAGTCTCGAGGCCGCTGCCACGGAGGATGTGGCGTTGGCGGAGTCGGTGAACCGTTTCAAGACCGCCGCCTACACCATCGAACGTCCCCTGCACCTGGGTGCGGCCATCGCCGGTGCCGGGGAGGACATCATCGAGGCGTTCCGCGGATATGGTCGCGATATTGGTGTGGCTTTCCAGCTCCGGGATGATCTGCTGGGGGTGTTCGGGGACCCTGCCATCACCGGCAAGCCAGCCGGTGATGATCTGCGGGAGGGAAAGCGCACCGTGATGCTTGCGCTGGCGTTGCAGCGGGCGGATGCCACCACCCCGGAGGCTGCGGCGAAACTACGGCAGGGCATTGGTCGGGTCTCCTCCCCCGCTGAGATCGCCGATCTGGCGAAGGTGGTTGAGGACACCGGGGTCACCGAGGAAATTGAGGAGCGCATCAGCACCCTGACTGAGTCCGGTCTGGCACACCTCGCGGCGGTGGATCTGCCGGAGGAGGTCTCCGAGACCCTGCGGACCCTGGCCATCCGTGCCACCGCCCGAAAGATGTGAGGAATTCCGGGTTTCCCATCATGAGTATCAGCATCCACCGGCTTCCCCCTGCCAGCCTCATCGGGTTGAGCGGCGCCATCCTGATCACCCTCGGTTCCTTCGGAGGTGGTGCGACCCGCAACCGAGGTGGGGTGCTGGAGCTCGCCGGTCTGGACTTCCTCTCCTATGGCCACGGGGCCGGTATCTCCAACACGGTCTTCTTCTTCGGTATGGTGCTGTTGGTCCTGGGCTGGGCATTATTGGGCCGCCAGACTGTCTTCAGTGATCTGCGCATCGGCAAAGGTGGCCGTTTCCGGACGGTGCGCCGCAGCATGTGGTTGTGGGTGCTGCCTTTCATCGCAGCTGCCCCGATGCTCTCCCGGGATGTCTACTCCTATCTGATGCAGGGGGCGATGGTCCGGGATGGTTTCGACCCTTATTCCCAGGGTGCGGCCGTCAACCCGGGGCCGATGCTGCTGGAGGTTTCCCATGACTGGCGGAACACGACGACCCCTTATGGTCCGCTGCATCTGTGGATTGGGGAGGTGGTCACCCGCATCGTCGGGGATAATGTCACCCTGGGGGTGATCCTCTACAAGCTGATCTCCCTGGCCGGTTTCGCTGCGATCGTCTGGTCCATTCCGTTGATTGCCCGGCACCTGGGTGGTAATCCCTCCACCGCGCTCTGGCTGGGTGTAGCCAACCCGGTGATGATCCTCCATCTGGTCGGTGGCATGCACAATGAGTCGATCATGGTGGGCATGGTCAGTGTGGGCCTGCTGCTGAGCCTGCGTCGGAAGTTCATCGCCGGTATCGCCCTGATTGCCGTGGCGGTCTCCCTCAAGGCAACCGCGGCCATCGCCCTGCCTTTTGTGGTGTGGATGATGGTCAATCACTTTGTCCCGGATGCCGGGGAGAAACTGCGACGTTTCGGGGTTTTCCTGCTCACCGGTTTCCTCGGGGCGCTGGAGACCATCGTTGTGGTGGCCCTGGTGACCTGGGCCTCGGGTTCTTCCTGGGGTTGGCTGACGGAGATCTCCGGTAACTCCAAGGTGATCAACCCGCTGGCCTTCCCTTCGCTCTTCGCTGGCCTGATCAGTCCCTATTTCCGGTTGTTTGATGAGGATTTCTCCTATAACACCATCCTTGAGGTGCTGCGGAATCTCTCCCTGGTGCTGATGCTGGCTGGGCTGGTCATCAGCTGGTGGCTCTTCCGTCGCAGTGATAAGCATGCGGTGCAGGGAATCACCGCCGCCTATTCGGTGGCCTTCGTGTTCAACTCGGTGACCCTGCCCTGGTACTACGCCAGTGTGATCAGCCTGCTGGGCACTTACCGGCCCCCACTCTGGCTGTTGAAGTTCAGCAGTGCTGCTTCCATGGTCATTGCGCTGAGTTTCTCCGGCAGCGGTAACCACCAGCTCTATAACGTGCCGTGGATAGTCTGTCTGGTGGTGGCTTCCTGGGTGACTGTGGAGTTCATCTTCGCTGAGGTGAAGACTTCCCTGACCACCAGGGAGCCGGAGCAGTCGGAAACCGCCCTCGCCGACCCCCGGCCCTGATCCACCCTCAGCCCTCCTGAAATCAGCGGTGCACCCCTGGGGGCCACACCGACGGGAAGGCCCTGAGGGCATCGCCCGGCTCTTCGGGCTGGGGGAACTTAACCGCCGATGGCCTGCCCCACCAAGGGGTCTTGAGGTCAGAAACACCCTTGTGCTGTGCTCCGGAAAATGTCACTTTCCAGAGCACAGCACAAGGGTGTTGTCAGTGTGCCGGGTTGAGGTCACACTGAATTGAAGGGGACAGCGGCCTCTTAGACCCCCATGCCCTGGGCGCGGCGCACCACCTCCCGTGCCAGGTGTCCCTGCAGGCCGTCAATGGGCCGCCCCGGGAGGGTCTCATCCTCGGTGTAGAGGTAGCGCAGGATGTCCTCGGGGTCATAGCCACCATCGTGGAGCACGGTGATGGTGCCGGAGAGGAACTTGTTCACGGTGGTCTGACCGGGTTTCTTAATGAAGAAGGAGAGCGGGACGTGGCGCACACCATCGCGCACCACGGCCAGCAATTTACCTGCGTTGAGCAGGTCATTGACCCGGGTTACGGGGACGTCGAGCAACTCAGCGACCTCGGGGAGGTTCAGCAGCTTTTCATCAGCGGGCAGAATGTCGTGGGGAACGGAGTGGAGATTCACACCTTCTAATCTATCCCTTCCCTGCCCAGATAAAAACCACCCCGCTCTGGCGAGCACCGGGAAAACTGTTTTCCTCACCCTGCCGGGCCCTTCCTGCTGCCGTCACCCCGGTGTCAGATAACACTTGTTCCGGTCGATCCGTCATACTGTGGGCATGGTTCAACTCAAGGTGGGAGACGTCCTCGACAACCGCTACCGCATCGATCATCCGATCGCCCGGGGCGGCATGTCGACGGTCTACCGCTGCGTGGATCTGCGGTTGGGGCGGGCCGTCGCCACCAAGGTAATGGATCCCCGATATGTTGATGACCCGGTGTTCCGGCAGCGTTTCCGCCGTGAGGCCCGGGCCATGGCCCAACTCTCCCACCCGAATCTGGTCAATGTCTATGATTTCGGTTCCGATGGGGATCATCTCTTCCTGGTGATGGAACTGATCCGGGGAGGGACATTGCGGGAGCTGCTCGCCGAGCGTGGCCCGATGCCTCCCCATGCCGCCACCGCAGTGGTGCGCGCCATCCTCACCGGCCTTTCGGTCGCCCATGCCGCCGGGATGGTGCACCGTGACATCAAGCCCGACAATGTGCTGATCAATGATGACCATCAGGTCAAGCTGGCGGATTTCGGTCTGGTGCGTTCCACCACGCGCAGCAACAACACCACCGACCAGATCGTCGGCACCGTCTCCTACCTCTCCCCTGAGCAGGTTGAGGGCAGTGATATCGGGCCCGCCAGCGATGTCTACTCCACGGGCATCATGCTCTTTGAGCTGCTGACCGGCGCCACCCCCTTCCATGGTCCGACCGATCTGGCACATGCCTTCGCCCGTCTGCAGCAGGATGTGCCGGCCCCCAGTTCCCGGATCGAGGGGGTTCCGCAGCTATTCGATGAGCTCGTCGGCACCGCCACCTCACGGGAGGCTTCGAACCGTTTCAATGATGCCGCGGAATTCCTCGCCGCGCTTGACGACGTCGCGGCCGAACTCTCCCTGCCCGCCTTCAAGGTCCCGGTGCCGCGCAATGCCGCCGCGCACCGCGCCGCAGCGGTCCCCACCGACACCACCGGCATCGTCGGTCCGCTGGAACCTACCGGGGTCATCGACACCGTCGAACCCGGGAGCACCGCTCGCCGCCCCGAGGGTCCTCATGAAACCTCCGTGTTGCCGGTGGTTGCCCCGCAGCCGGATACCGCGGTGGTCCCCACCCCGGAGCCACAACATCCTCCGCTGGGCCCGGTGGCCCCACCGAATCTGCCTGCCCAACGTGGCAGCACAGCGGTAGTGGCGGAAGACGAGGAAGAGGGGGAGAAAGCGGTGAGCAACCGCTCCCCGGTGAAGCTGATCGTCTGGCTGGTGGTGGTGGCGGTACTCACCGCCACTATCGCCGTCGGTGGCTGGTGGTTCGGCTCCGGCCGCTACGGTGAGATCCCCCAGGTACTCGGAATGGAGCAGGTCGCGGCTGTGGCCACCTTGGAGGAGGCCGGTTTCGAGACCGAAACCCGCCAGGTGTACCACGATGACATCGCCCCGGAACAGATCGCAGCCACCCAACCTGCACCCGGTGAAAGCCTGATCCGCGGGGATGTGGTGAGCGTGCTGGTCTCCAAGGGCAAACCCACCGTGCCCGGCATCCCCCAGGACCGGAGCGTGGAGTCGCTGCGCTCCCTGCTGCTGGAACGCACCCTGGAACTGGAGATCGGGGAAGCCCTCTACTCTGATGACGTGGCCGAGGGTGGGGTGGTCAAGCTCTCCCCCGCCCCTGGTGAGGCAGTGTCCACCGGCTCCACCATCACCGCCAACCTCAGCCAAGGCCCGGCACCTGTCAGCATCCCCAAGGTGGTGGGGTTATCCGCTGAGGAGGCCCGGGACGCCCTGGAACAGGCCGGGCTCAGTGTGGCTGAGATCAGTGAACACTTCGATGAGGAAGAGTCGGCCGGCACCGCCACCGGTAGTCAACCCCCCGCCGGGGAGAGCGTCACCCGCGGTACCCCGGTGACCTTGTACGTCTCCAACTCCATTGTGGTGCCCGATATCCTCGGGCTCAGCCGCAGCGAGGCGGAGAAGAAACTTCAGGAAGCCGGTCTGAGCATCAGCGCCGCCGAGACCGATGCCGATGAAACCGCCGACGGTGCCGATGAGATCGTTGCCGTGACCCCTGCCAAAGGCGAGTTCGTGGACCCGGCGAACCCGAGTGTGAGCATCACCCTGCCCGGCAAGGTGAAGGTTCCCAGCGTCCGCGGCAAGAAGGTCGGGGAGGCCCGGGAAATCCTGGAGGAGGCCGGTTTCGGGGTTTCCACCGGGGACGATGAGGATGAGCGGGTCTATAGCCAGGATCCCGGGGCAAAAAAGACCGCCGAGGCAGGCGCCACGGTCACCCTGAAGGCGATTGGCTGAGCTGACCCCTCAAGGGGGAAACCTGGTTCAGTGTCCTTAAGGGTGCCTGGTTTAACTGTTTAAGGAAAAACCCTGGGCCGGTGAGCGGCTTTCCCCATGGCAACCACAGGACTTGCTCCACGGCACCCCCCCCGGGAATCCTGCACATAGGTGCAGAAAATCCCCTGACCCAGACTCACCTTGGTGGGAGGGAGCATGGGGCAGGGGGTTGGATGGGCTCCGGGGGTCTACTGATCCGGGCCGCAGAAGATTTCTCTTCCCGGGTCTTAGTTGCGCAGCATCTCCGCAACGAGGAAGGAGAGCTCCAGGGACTGCTGGGTGTTCAGGCGGGGATCGCAGGCGGACTCATAACGGCCCGGCAGGTCCACATCGGTGATGTCTTCGGCACCGCCGAGACACTCGGTGACATTTTCACCGGTGAGCTCGATGTGGATGCCACCGGGGTGGGTGCCCAACGCGCGGTGCACCTCGAAGAAACCCTGTACCTCATCGATGACCTTGTCGAAGTGGCGGGTCTTGTAGCCGTTGGAGGAGGTGAATGTGTTGCCGTGCATCGGGTCGGACTGCCAGATGACCTTGTGCCCGGCGGCTTCGACAGCCTGGATGATTCCCGGCAGTATGGTGCGGACCTTGTCGTGGCCCATACGCGCAACCAGGGTAAGTCGGCCCGGCTCGCGGTTCGGATCCAGCTTCGCGGCGTAGGCGACAGCCTCCTCCGGGGTGATGGTGGGTCCGATCTTCAGGCCGATGGGGTTGGCGATCATGGCGGCGAAGTTGATGTGGAAGTCATCAATGCCGCGGGTGCGCTCACCGATCCACAGCTGGTGGGCGGACTGGTCGTAGAGCTTCATCTCCCCGTCCTCCTCAGCCAGACGCAGCATGGAACGCTCATAGTCGACGACCAGTGCCTCATGGGAGCAGAAGATATCGGCGGCACGCAGGTTGGTGTCATCGACCTGGCAGGCCTTCATGAAGCGCAGGCCAGCTTCGATCTCCCGGGAGAGTGCCTCATAGCGGGCGCCAGCCGGGGAGTTGGCCACGAACTCACGGTTCCACTCATTGAGGTGGTAGAGGTCGGCGGTGCCGGAGGCGGTCAGGGCGCGCACCAGGTTCATCGCTGCGGAGGAGTTCGCGTAGGCGCGGATCATGCGGGCCGGATCGTGGCGGCGGGACTCCGGGGTGGCCTCGACGCCATTGATGATGTCACCGCGGTAGTTCGGCAGACCATTGGCATCCAGGTCCTGGGAACGCGGCTTGGCGT is a genomic window containing:
- the mraZ gene encoding division/cell wall cluster transcriptional repressor MraZ — encoded protein: MFLGTYTPKLDDKGRLTLPAKFREELAGGLMVTKGQDHSLAVYPREEFAARARKAAAVSRTNPQARAFIRNLAASADEQRPDGQGRITLSAAHREYAGLSKNCVVIGSVDFLEIWDSESWAAYQQETEAAFSAADADDVLGGLL
- a CDS encoding polyprenyl synthetase family protein; this encodes MSTPDLRTLSIDQIPDAAREMLAEYFHTRQPEIDRIGDPVESAVSHLRNFVLGGGKRVRPLFAWAGFIGAGGLKNTAEDPAAVLRALSSLELIQACALIHDDIIDSSDTRRGNPTVHRAVEKLHRDGDWSGDASHFGESVAILAGDLALAWADDLIYDAGLSAGALERVRVPWRAMRTEVIGGQLLDISLEAAATEDVALAESVNRFKTAAYTIERPLHLGAAIAGAGEDIIEAFRGYGRDIGVAFQLRDDLLGVFGDPAITGKPAGDDLREGKRTVMLALALQRADATTPEAAAKLRQGIGRVSSPAEIADLAKVVEDTGVTEEIEERISTLTESGLAHLAAVDLPEEVSETLRTLAIRATARKM
- a CDS encoding SAV_6107 family HEPN domain-containing protein, whose product is MAQVISATTRFIRQGGRRSDFLARARALLEQSRQHWEAGEIDLALEYAYQAALRVAGARIADSPVAQRKRRPTDAWGQLRLVDEVGVHWAGIFEGYSRFRSRVASGIELAPDSGAIAEVMAHATAFLAEVELDFGGSPAAA
- a CDS encoding GNAT family N-acetyltransferase, encoding MTVSIRRLAIPEFSVNCPDFVDIYIEAMGYDPIIRHSRINTWRRETFQPGFTAVCALEDGEILGVAYGFLGSPDHWWHLQLRRGIHQKGGPSESEFELLRNYFEVAEIHVRVGNQGRGIGRALLGELLRNAPAGNAVLSTPEVPQENNRAFGLYRSMGFYDVLRNFHFTGDRRPFAVLAARLPLASPAHSHESPETPAPPGATADQLGRHRLPLSHTHPEA
- a CDS encoding alpha-(1->6)-mannopyranosyltransferase A, giving the protein MSISIHRLPPASLIGLSGAILITLGSFGGGATRNRGGVLELAGLDFLSYGHGAGISNTVFFFGMVLLVLGWALLGRQTVFSDLRIGKGGRFRTVRRSMWLWVLPFIAAAPMLSRDVYSYLMQGAMVRDGFDPYSQGAAVNPGPMLLEVSHDWRNTTTPYGPLHLWIGEVVTRIVGDNVTLGVILYKLISLAGFAAIVWSIPLIARHLGGNPSTALWLGVANPVMILHLVGGMHNESIMVGMVSVGLLLSLRRKFIAGIALIAVAVSLKATAAIALPFVVWMMVNHFVPDAGEKLRRFGVFLLTGFLGALETIVVVALVTWASGSSWGWLTEISGNSKVINPLAFPSLFAGLISPYFRLFDEDFSYNTILEVLRNLSLVLMLAGLVISWWLFRRSDKHAVQGITAAYSVAFVFNSVTLPWYYASVISLLGTYRPPLWLLKFSSAASMVIALSFSGSGNHQLYNVPWIVCLVVASWVTVEFIFAEVKTSLTTREPEQSETALADPRP
- a CDS encoding class II 3-deoxy-7-phosphoheptulonate synthase, producing the protein MSWTVDIPKEALPDLPPLPAGLREQFEDVVSREAKQQPSWDKQQAETVRKILESVPPIVVSPEIVELKRQLADVANGEAFLLQGGDCAETFESNTEPHIRANIRTLLQMAVVLTYGASTPVIKMARIAGQYAKPRSQDLDANGLPNYRGDIINGVEATPESRRHDPARMIRAYANSSAAMNLVRALTASGTADLYHLNEWNREFVANSPAGARYEALSREIEAGLRFMKACQVDDTNLRAADIFCSHEALVVDYERSMLRLAEEDGEMKLYDQSAHQLWIGERTRGIDDFHINFAAMIANPIGLKIGPTITPEEAVAYAAKLDPNREPGRLTLVARMGHDKVRTILPGIIQAVEAAGHKVIWQSDPMHGNTFTSSNGYKTRHFDKVIDEVQGFFEVHRALGTHPGGIHIELTGENVTECLGGAEDITDVDLPGRYESACDPRLNTQQSLELSFLVAEMLRN
- a CDS encoding DUF3040 domain-containing protein, with product MSLSEQEQRALREIEQSLLADDPKFGAAVAGAGDLGGFGGGLTLRGIALGVLGLVMLIGGVALSQQSLWFIILSVLGFLVMFGAGVWMLRSDSATGSGFGGMGGGRSRKSAASPRASKMEENFRRRFEGQ
- the pknB gene encoding Stk1 family PASTA domain-containing Ser/Thr kinase, giving the protein MVQLKVGDVLDNRYRIDHPIARGGMSTVYRCVDLRLGRAVATKVMDPRYVDDPVFRQRFRREARAMAQLSHPNLVNVYDFGSDGDHLFLVMELIRGGTLRELLAERGPMPPHAATAVVRAILTGLSVAHAAGMVHRDIKPDNVLINDDHQVKLADFGLVRSTTRSNNTTDQIVGTVSYLSPEQVEGSDIGPASDVYSTGIMLFELLTGATPFHGPTDLAHAFARLQQDVPAPSSRIEGVPQLFDELVGTATSREASNRFNDAAEFLAALDDVAAELSLPAFKVPVPRNAAAHRAAAVPTDTTGIVGPLEPTGVIDTVEPGSTARRPEGPHETSVLPVVAPQPDTAVVPTPEPQHPPLGPVAPPNLPAQRGSTAVVAEDEEEGEKAVSNRSPVKLIVWLVVVAVLTATIAVGGWWFGSGRYGEIPQVLGMEQVAAVATLEEAGFETETRQVYHDDIAPEQIAATQPAPGESLIRGDVVSVLVSKGKPTVPGIPQDRSVESLRSLLLERTLELEIGEALYSDDVAEGGVVKLSPAPGEAVSTGSTITANLSQGPAPVSIPKVVGLSAEEARDALEQAGLSVAEISEHFDEEESAGTATGSQPPAGESVTRGTPVTLYVSNSIVVPDILGLSRSEAEKKLQEAGLSISAAETDADETADGADEIVAVTPAKGEFVDPANPSVSITLPGKVKVPSVRGKKVGEAREILEEAGFGVSTGDDEDERVYSQDPGAKKTAEAGATVTLKAIG
- a CDS encoding Rv2175c family DNA-binding protein, whose protein sequence is MNLHSVPHDILPADEKLLNLPEVAELLDVPVTRVNDLLNAGKLLAVVRDGVRHVPLSFFIKKPGQTTVNKFLSGTITVLHDGGYDPEDILRYLYTEDETLPGRPIDGLQGHLAREVVRRAQGMGV